A DNA window from Siniperca chuatsi isolate FFG_IHB_CAS linkage group LG6, ASM2008510v1, whole genome shotgun sequence contains the following coding sequences:
- the si:dkeyp-117h8.4 gene encoding uncharacterized protein si:dkeyp-117h8.4 isoform X3, with product MKLSKTELNKLESKSLTDLRDDSSRAQDITRASQLDFTHQDGGADEICVSSVSTTQLSVEDDGMARSDTNQLTVSSLDESQRNLSETELQPEDQDEELEMSLRSHGSSLVELYPSMISRIERAWHRQHVHEAAEEVLRRYRRWRQQSKKSYLNNTFIVTLRHTNSNPRNMPSKTLLKENSDSPVNQLVRTETTPRSPLQIVTNLQQQSPGRVRASLRREQHQPVLVMDFSGYSETSKPKEISLNETFTVSQPSPPEVSQLGEQPATYAVSPSRPCYPTAKASLDLSLRSKRLSLAAHSPQTDGCLMYESETTAVKDRPDIYGSPVRQSPMKARMMTSLSRSPLASSRSHKAHFVESFSREPTRPKPTSTSLSSPLQKPTVPLRMLYPQDSHHSFQPQLRSPQSATAAEGRHRLRRHLSFDSSLPSARVSYSPKKLDEDFIKLYHKFVCQNKSSFFNGPPCRFCARSSEASRGHSSSALAALALSPHRSVLRKRHRELSWDSHPQSKRSRDEYGASSPGSKRHGNEILRRSFSPSEYEQSRDGPSYSPSKHSMFQRFSTQQRSADAHKETWMSRGRHISAANSSGLGGSLDSKMIKGYSPRKWR from the exons ATGAAGCTgtcaaaaacagagctgaacaAGCTGGAATCAAAG AGCCTGACAGATTTGAGAGACGACTCATCAAGAG cTCAAGACATTACAAGAGCCTCTCag TTGGACTTCACGCATCAAGATGGTGGGGCTGATGAGATTTGTGTTTCGAGTGTTTCCACTACCCAATTGTCTGTGGAGGATGATG GGATGGCAAGGAGTGACACGAATCAGCTGACTGTGAGCTCCTTGGATGAGAGTCAGAGAAACCTTTCTGAGACGGAGCTCCAGCCCGAGGACCAAGATGAGGAACTGGAAATGTCTCTGAGAAGTCACGGCAGCTCTTTGGTGGAGCTCTACCCCAGCATGATCAGTCGAATAGAGAGGGCCTGGCATCGGCAGCATGTCCACGAGGCCGCTGAGGAGGTGCTGAGGAGGTACCGCAGATGGCGACAACAGTCAAAGAAAAGCTATCTGAACAACACCTTCATTGTCACGCTGAGACACACCAACAGCAACCCCAGAAACATGCCCAGCAAGACGCTGCTCAAGGAGAACTCAGACAGCCCCGTGAACCAGCTCGTGAGAACTGAAACTACCCCTCGCTCTCCCTTGCAGATAGTAACCAATCTGCAGCAGCAGTCTCCTGGGAGGGTGAGGGCCTCGCTGAGAAGGGAGCAGCACCAGCCTGTCCTCGTGATGGACTTCTCTGGTTACTCTGAGACCTCTAAACCAAAAGAGATCTCGCTGAATGAGACCTTCACTGTGTCTCAGCCGTCTCCTCCCGAGGTATCCCAGCTGGGAGAACAGCCCGCCACTTATGCTGTCAGTCCTTCACGACCTTGCTATCCCACTGCAAAAGCATCCTTGGACCTGTCTCTCAGGTCTAAAAGGCTTTCTCTCGCTGCACACTCACCGCAGACTGATGGGTGCCTCATGTATGAATCGGAAACCACTGCCGTTAAAGACAGGCCAGACATCTACGGCTCTCCTGTCAGGCAGAGTCCCATGAAAGCGAGAATGATGACCAGCCTCAGTAGATCACCTCTTGCATCTTCCAGAAGCCACAAAGCACATTTTGTGGAAAGCTTTTCCAGAGAGCCAACGAGGCCCAAACCAACGTCCACTTCTCTGTCCTCCCCTCTGCAAAAGCCGACTGTTCCACTGAGGATGCTTTACCCTCAAGACTCCCATCATTCCTTCCAGCCACAGCTGCGTTCACCTCAgtcagccacagcagcagaaggTCGCCACAGGCTCCGGCGGCATCTTTCCTTTGACTCGTCCCTGCCATCGGCCCGTGTCTCTTACTCACCAAAGAAGCTTGACGAAGACTTTATAAAACTCTACCACAAATTCGTCTGCCAGAACAAATCATCTTTCTTTAATGGGCCTCCCTGCCGTTTCTGTGCCAGAAGCTCTGAGGCCAGCAGGGGCCACTCGTCCTCAGCTCTGGCAGCTCTCGCCTTGTCGCCCCACCGCTCCGTCCTGAGGAAACGCCACAGGGAGCTAAGCTGGGACAGCCACCCCCAGTCCAAACGCTCCAGGGACGAGTACGGCGCATCCTCCCCAGGATCCAAACGCCATGGGAACGAGATTCTGAGGcgttctttctctccctctgaatACGAGCAGTCTCGTGATGGCCCCTCCTATAGCCCGAGTAAGCACAGCATGTTTCAAAGATTCAGCACCCAGCAGCGCTCAGCAGATGCACATAAGGAAACCTGGATGAGTCGGGGCCGCCACATATCTGCAGCTAACTCATCTGGCCTGG GAGGTTCACTCGATAGCAAAATGATCAAGGGCTACTCCCCCAG AAAATGGCGGTGA
- the si:dkeyp-117h8.4 gene encoding uncharacterized protein si:dkeyp-117h8.4 isoform X4 — protein MVGLMRFVFRVFPLPNCLWRMMVTFLYSLMRPAGMARSDTNQLTVSSLDESQRNLSETELQPEDQDEELEMSLRSHGSSLVELYPSMISRIERAWHRQHVHEAAEEVLRRYRRWRQQSKKSYLNNTFIVTLRHTNSNPRNMPSKTLLKENSDSPVNQLVRTETTPRSPLQIVTNLQQQSPGRVRASLRREQHQPVLVMDFSGYSETSKPKEISLNETFTVSQPSPPEVSQLGEQPATYAVSPSRPCYPTAKASLDLSLRSKRLSLAAHSPQTDGCLMYESETTAVKDRPDIYGSPVRQSPMKARMMTSLSRSPLASSRSHKAHFVESFSREPTRPKPTSTSLSSPLQKPTVPLRMLYPQDSHHSFQPQLRSPQSATAAEGRHRLRRHLSFDSSLPSARVSYSPKKLDEDFIKLYHKFVCQNKSSFFNGPPCRFCARSSEASRGHSSSALAALALSPHRSVLRKRHRELSWDSHPQSKRSRDEYGASSPGSKRHGNEILRRSFSPSEYEQSRDGPSYSPSKHSMFQRFSTQQRSADAHKETWMSRGRHISAANSSGLGGSLDSKMIKGYSPRKWR, from the exons ATGGTGGGGCTGATGAGATTTGTGTTTCGAGTGTTTCCACTACCCAATTGTCTGTGGAGGATGATG GTGACGTTTCTCTACTCCCTTATGCGTCCCGCAGGGATGGCAAGGAGTGACACGAATCAGCTGACTGTGAGCTCCTTGGATGAGAGTCAGAGAAACCTTTCTGAGACGGAGCTCCAGCCCGAGGACCAAGATGAGGAACTGGAAATGTCTCTGAGAAGTCACGGCAGCTCTTTGGTGGAGCTCTACCCCAGCATGATCAGTCGAATAGAGAGGGCCTGGCATCGGCAGCATGTCCACGAGGCCGCTGAGGAGGTGCTGAGGAGGTACCGCAGATGGCGACAACAGTCAAAGAAAAGCTATCTGAACAACACCTTCATTGTCACGCTGAGACACACCAACAGCAACCCCAGAAACATGCCCAGCAAGACGCTGCTCAAGGAGAACTCAGACAGCCCCGTGAACCAGCTCGTGAGAACTGAAACTACCCCTCGCTCTCCCTTGCAGATAGTAACCAATCTGCAGCAGCAGTCTCCTGGGAGGGTGAGGGCCTCGCTGAGAAGGGAGCAGCACCAGCCTGTCCTCGTGATGGACTTCTCTGGTTACTCTGAGACCTCTAAACCAAAAGAGATCTCGCTGAATGAGACCTTCACTGTGTCTCAGCCGTCTCCTCCCGAGGTATCCCAGCTGGGAGAACAGCCCGCCACTTATGCTGTCAGTCCTTCACGACCTTGCTATCCCACTGCAAAAGCATCCTTGGACCTGTCTCTCAGGTCTAAAAGGCTTTCTCTCGCTGCACACTCACCGCAGACTGATGGGTGCCTCATGTATGAATCGGAAACCACTGCCGTTAAAGACAGGCCAGACATCTACGGCTCTCCTGTCAGGCAGAGTCCCATGAAAGCGAGAATGATGACCAGCCTCAGTAGATCACCTCTTGCATCTTCCAGAAGCCACAAAGCACATTTTGTGGAAAGCTTTTCCAGAGAGCCAACGAGGCCCAAACCAACGTCCACTTCTCTGTCCTCCCCTCTGCAAAAGCCGACTGTTCCACTGAGGATGCTTTACCCTCAAGACTCCCATCATTCCTTCCAGCCACAGCTGCGTTCACCTCAgtcagccacagcagcagaaggTCGCCACAGGCTCCGGCGGCATCTTTCCTTTGACTCGTCCCTGCCATCGGCCCGTGTCTCTTACTCACCAAAGAAGCTTGACGAAGACTTTATAAAACTCTACCACAAATTCGTCTGCCAGAACAAATCATCTTTCTTTAATGGGCCTCCCTGCCGTTTCTGTGCCAGAAGCTCTGAGGCCAGCAGGGGCCACTCGTCCTCAGCTCTGGCAGCTCTCGCCTTGTCGCCCCACCGCTCCGTCCTGAGGAAACGCCACAGGGAGCTAAGCTGGGACAGCCACCCCCAGTCCAAACGCTCCAGGGACGAGTACGGCGCATCCTCCCCAGGATCCAAACGCCATGGGAACGAGATTCTGAGGcgttctttctctccctctgaatACGAGCAGTCTCGTGATGGCCCCTCCTATAGCCCGAGTAAGCACAGCATGTTTCAAAGATTCAGCACCCAGCAGCGCTCAGCAGATGCACATAAGGAAACCTGGATGAGTCGGGGCCGCCACATATCTGCAGCTAACTCATCTGGCCTGG GAGGTTCACTCGATAGCAAAATGATCAAGGGCTACTCCCCCAG AAAATGGCGGTGA
- the si:dkeyp-117h8.4 gene encoding uncharacterized protein si:dkeyp-117h8.4 isoform X2 produces the protein MLTYSKLQYQDGGIEVDLESTKPQTLERYMKLSKTELNKLESKSLTDLRDDSSRAQDITRASQLDFTHQDGGADEICVSSVSTTQLSVEDDGMARSDTNQLTVSSLDESQRNLSETELQPEDQDEELEMSLRSHGSSLVELYPSMISRIERAWHRQHVHEAAEEVLRRYRRWRQQSKKSYLNNTFIVTLRHTNSNPRNMPSKTLLKENSDSPVNQLVRTETTPRSPLQIVTNLQQQSPGRVRASLRREQHQPVLVMDFSGYSETSKPKEISLNETFTVSQPSPPEVSQLGEQPATYAVSPSRPCYPTAKASLDLSLRSKRLSLAAHSPQTDGCLMYESETTAVKDRPDIYGSPVRQSPMKARMMTSLSRSPLASSRSHKAHFVESFSREPTRPKPTSTSLSSPLQKPTVPLRMLYPQDSHHSFQPQLRSPQSATAAEGRHRLRRHLSFDSSLPSARVSYSPKKLDEDFIKLYHKFVCQNKSSFFNGPPCRFCARSSEASRGHSSSALAALALSPHRSVLRKRHRELSWDSHPQSKRSRDEYGASSPGSKRHGNEILRRSFSPSEYEQSRDGPSYSPSKHSMFQRFSTQQRSADAHKETWMSRGRHISAANSSGLGGSLDSKMIKGYSPRKWR, from the exons ATGCTAACG TATTCAAAGCTTCAATACCAAGACGGGGGGATAGAGGTGGACCTCGAAAGTACAAAACCCCAAA CACTTGAACGCTACATGAAGCTgtcaaaaacagagctgaacaAGCTGGAATCAAAG AGCCTGACAGATTTGAGAGACGACTCATCAAGAG cTCAAGACATTACAAGAGCCTCTCag TTGGACTTCACGCATCAAGATGGTGGGGCTGATGAGATTTGTGTTTCGAGTGTTTCCACTACCCAATTGTCTGTGGAGGATGATG GGATGGCAAGGAGTGACACGAATCAGCTGACTGTGAGCTCCTTGGATGAGAGTCAGAGAAACCTTTCTGAGACGGAGCTCCAGCCCGAGGACCAAGATGAGGAACTGGAAATGTCTCTGAGAAGTCACGGCAGCTCTTTGGTGGAGCTCTACCCCAGCATGATCAGTCGAATAGAGAGGGCCTGGCATCGGCAGCATGTCCACGAGGCCGCTGAGGAGGTGCTGAGGAGGTACCGCAGATGGCGACAACAGTCAAAGAAAAGCTATCTGAACAACACCTTCATTGTCACGCTGAGACACACCAACAGCAACCCCAGAAACATGCCCAGCAAGACGCTGCTCAAGGAGAACTCAGACAGCCCCGTGAACCAGCTCGTGAGAACTGAAACTACCCCTCGCTCTCCCTTGCAGATAGTAACCAATCTGCAGCAGCAGTCTCCTGGGAGGGTGAGGGCCTCGCTGAGAAGGGAGCAGCACCAGCCTGTCCTCGTGATGGACTTCTCTGGTTACTCTGAGACCTCTAAACCAAAAGAGATCTCGCTGAATGAGACCTTCACTGTGTCTCAGCCGTCTCCTCCCGAGGTATCCCAGCTGGGAGAACAGCCCGCCACTTATGCTGTCAGTCCTTCACGACCTTGCTATCCCACTGCAAAAGCATCCTTGGACCTGTCTCTCAGGTCTAAAAGGCTTTCTCTCGCTGCACACTCACCGCAGACTGATGGGTGCCTCATGTATGAATCGGAAACCACTGCCGTTAAAGACAGGCCAGACATCTACGGCTCTCCTGTCAGGCAGAGTCCCATGAAAGCGAGAATGATGACCAGCCTCAGTAGATCACCTCTTGCATCTTCCAGAAGCCACAAAGCACATTTTGTGGAAAGCTTTTCCAGAGAGCCAACGAGGCCCAAACCAACGTCCACTTCTCTGTCCTCCCCTCTGCAAAAGCCGACTGTTCCACTGAGGATGCTTTACCCTCAAGACTCCCATCATTCCTTCCAGCCACAGCTGCGTTCACCTCAgtcagccacagcagcagaaggTCGCCACAGGCTCCGGCGGCATCTTTCCTTTGACTCGTCCCTGCCATCGGCCCGTGTCTCTTACTCACCAAAGAAGCTTGACGAAGACTTTATAAAACTCTACCACAAATTCGTCTGCCAGAACAAATCATCTTTCTTTAATGGGCCTCCCTGCCGTTTCTGTGCCAGAAGCTCTGAGGCCAGCAGGGGCCACTCGTCCTCAGCTCTGGCAGCTCTCGCCTTGTCGCCCCACCGCTCCGTCCTGAGGAAACGCCACAGGGAGCTAAGCTGGGACAGCCACCCCCAGTCCAAACGCTCCAGGGACGAGTACGGCGCATCCTCCCCAGGATCCAAACGCCATGGGAACGAGATTCTGAGGcgttctttctctccctctgaatACGAGCAGTCTCGTGATGGCCCCTCCTATAGCCCGAGTAAGCACAGCATGTTTCAAAGATTCAGCACCCAGCAGCGCTCAGCAGATGCACATAAGGAAACCTGGATGAGTCGGGGCCGCCACATATCTGCAGCTAACTCATCTGGCCTGG GAGGTTCACTCGATAGCAAAATGATCAAGGGCTACTCCCCCAG AAAATGGCGGTGA
- the si:dkeyp-117h8.4 gene encoding uncharacterized protein si:dkeyp-117h8.4 isoform X1 — MDAFLKKQLCDNSLSYKRSLDRIIDKYSKLQYQDGGIEVDLESTKPQTLERYMKLSKTELNKLESKSLTDLRDDSSRAQDITRASQLDFTHQDGGADEICVSSVSTTQLSVEDDGMARSDTNQLTVSSLDESQRNLSETELQPEDQDEELEMSLRSHGSSLVELYPSMISRIERAWHRQHVHEAAEEVLRRYRRWRQQSKKSYLNNTFIVTLRHTNSNPRNMPSKTLLKENSDSPVNQLVRTETTPRSPLQIVTNLQQQSPGRVRASLRREQHQPVLVMDFSGYSETSKPKEISLNETFTVSQPSPPEVSQLGEQPATYAVSPSRPCYPTAKASLDLSLRSKRLSLAAHSPQTDGCLMYESETTAVKDRPDIYGSPVRQSPMKARMMTSLSRSPLASSRSHKAHFVESFSREPTRPKPTSTSLSSPLQKPTVPLRMLYPQDSHHSFQPQLRSPQSATAAEGRHRLRRHLSFDSSLPSARVSYSPKKLDEDFIKLYHKFVCQNKSSFFNGPPCRFCARSSEASRGHSSSALAALALSPHRSVLRKRHRELSWDSHPQSKRSRDEYGASSPGSKRHGNEILRRSFSPSEYEQSRDGPSYSPSKHSMFQRFSTQQRSADAHKETWMSRGRHISAANSSGLGGSLDSKMIKGYSPRKWR; from the exons ATGGACGCGTTTTTAAAGAAACAACTGTGTGACAATAGCCTTAGCTACAAAAGGTCACTGGATCGAATCATAGACAAG TATTCAAAGCTTCAATACCAAGACGGGGGGATAGAGGTGGACCTCGAAAGTACAAAACCCCAAA CACTTGAACGCTACATGAAGCTgtcaaaaacagagctgaacaAGCTGGAATCAAAG AGCCTGACAGATTTGAGAGACGACTCATCAAGAG cTCAAGACATTACAAGAGCCTCTCag TTGGACTTCACGCATCAAGATGGTGGGGCTGATGAGATTTGTGTTTCGAGTGTTTCCACTACCCAATTGTCTGTGGAGGATGATG GGATGGCAAGGAGTGACACGAATCAGCTGACTGTGAGCTCCTTGGATGAGAGTCAGAGAAACCTTTCTGAGACGGAGCTCCAGCCCGAGGACCAAGATGAGGAACTGGAAATGTCTCTGAGAAGTCACGGCAGCTCTTTGGTGGAGCTCTACCCCAGCATGATCAGTCGAATAGAGAGGGCCTGGCATCGGCAGCATGTCCACGAGGCCGCTGAGGAGGTGCTGAGGAGGTACCGCAGATGGCGACAACAGTCAAAGAAAAGCTATCTGAACAACACCTTCATTGTCACGCTGAGACACACCAACAGCAACCCCAGAAACATGCCCAGCAAGACGCTGCTCAAGGAGAACTCAGACAGCCCCGTGAACCAGCTCGTGAGAACTGAAACTACCCCTCGCTCTCCCTTGCAGATAGTAACCAATCTGCAGCAGCAGTCTCCTGGGAGGGTGAGGGCCTCGCTGAGAAGGGAGCAGCACCAGCCTGTCCTCGTGATGGACTTCTCTGGTTACTCTGAGACCTCTAAACCAAAAGAGATCTCGCTGAATGAGACCTTCACTGTGTCTCAGCCGTCTCCTCCCGAGGTATCCCAGCTGGGAGAACAGCCCGCCACTTATGCTGTCAGTCCTTCACGACCTTGCTATCCCACTGCAAAAGCATCCTTGGACCTGTCTCTCAGGTCTAAAAGGCTTTCTCTCGCTGCACACTCACCGCAGACTGATGGGTGCCTCATGTATGAATCGGAAACCACTGCCGTTAAAGACAGGCCAGACATCTACGGCTCTCCTGTCAGGCAGAGTCCCATGAAAGCGAGAATGATGACCAGCCTCAGTAGATCACCTCTTGCATCTTCCAGAAGCCACAAAGCACATTTTGTGGAAAGCTTTTCCAGAGAGCCAACGAGGCCCAAACCAACGTCCACTTCTCTGTCCTCCCCTCTGCAAAAGCCGACTGTTCCACTGAGGATGCTTTACCCTCAAGACTCCCATCATTCCTTCCAGCCACAGCTGCGTTCACCTCAgtcagccacagcagcagaaggTCGCCACAGGCTCCGGCGGCATCTTTCCTTTGACTCGTCCCTGCCATCGGCCCGTGTCTCTTACTCACCAAAGAAGCTTGACGAAGACTTTATAAAACTCTACCACAAATTCGTCTGCCAGAACAAATCATCTTTCTTTAATGGGCCTCCCTGCCGTTTCTGTGCCAGAAGCTCTGAGGCCAGCAGGGGCCACTCGTCCTCAGCTCTGGCAGCTCTCGCCTTGTCGCCCCACCGCTCCGTCCTGAGGAAACGCCACAGGGAGCTAAGCTGGGACAGCCACCCCCAGTCCAAACGCTCCAGGGACGAGTACGGCGCATCCTCCCCAGGATCCAAACGCCATGGGAACGAGATTCTGAGGcgttctttctctccctctgaatACGAGCAGTCTCGTGATGGCCCCTCCTATAGCCCGAGTAAGCACAGCATGTTTCAAAGATTCAGCACCCAGCAGCGCTCAGCAGATGCACATAAGGAAACCTGGATGAGTCGGGGCCGCCACATATCTGCAGCTAACTCATCTGGCCTGG GAGGTTCACTCGATAGCAAAATGATCAAGGGCTACTCCCCCAG AAAATGGCGGTGA